TGTCACGCGGTGGATGTAAACAAACGCATAGACCGTACTTTGAAGTGACTAGCCGTCTACGGACTAATTATAGGGCTAGATGATGCAAACGCTACATAATCAATAAAGTTATCGGATGCTGCTGCTATGATGAAGGTGGAGAAGCTAATTAGTTCAAGATAAATATGAATTGTGAATAAATCAAATATACCCTGGTGAAATTGTCAAATATAATTCCCTATGGTGCTCCAATAACATTGACATTGGAGATGCACAGAGGTTCAGCATTCGATATAACATAGGCCTATTTTTCCTAAATTATAGTATTTTTTTGTGTACTTCTGTTATGCAAATCTGTGACAAAAGTAGTCGGAACAAGAACAATCGGCAATTCCTCTGCGTTAACCTTTCTCACATCAAATAATATCACGAATGCACGCCTTGTTTCATAAACAAACGTAGCTGAATATTCAATTCAAATATACATCTCAAAACACACAATGACGTAATTTCATTCTAACAAATTTATTGGTCTCAATCAGGTCGTAAGGAATCACTACTGAAATTAAATTACAATCAAATTATCACATCAAAATATACCCTTATTACCAAACAACTGTCAATGTCAGTTTATGTTGATTTGTGCTCCTTTTAGAAACGAGAATACAAAATTAAACATAACAAATGAAGTCAACAATGAAAACAGGAAAGCAAAACATCTTACACAAAGTTCTGGGGGGAAATAAATTACCGTTTGGAATAATTGATATGTATTCCGAATAGAATATTAAAACAAGTCATTTTGATGAAAAATATAAAGTAAATAAGTCAGATCAGCATCTGATCTAATGAATCTATATTGCCGGCTTTACAGAGTCTGGTGTTTATTAAAACCTACCAAAGAATACTGCTTAGAAATGGCAGCATGTATAGTTACATCCACAGCACCCATTCAGTCACACTTGGCAACGGAGAGGAGAAGAATTTCAAATAAGTGCAGCTGAAGATAGTCTTTTCAAATGTCTATTTCTATTTCTTCATTCACGGTGTTCAAGTCCcatgaaaaaaaaatccatttGAAAAAAAGAGGTGATCTTTTAGATCAGATGGCGGGGACAgtcctggtgagtttatattttATCATTAGGCGTGGAGGGCCTCAAAATCCCAATTCCTCTTTGTGAAAATTTAAACCATGCAGTCTTCCCCGCAAAAAATATGTTGGAAGCTTCGTGGATGCCACTCTTCTTCGTATTGATGCTGTTGCAGTTTTTGTTCCTTTGTTAAAGTAGGGGTTTAAAATGTCCCATTTTTAAATATACAAATGCCTGCCTCTTTTGTCTTTCGCAAATCAGATACAGGGTACAGGGGGAATCTTTTTCAAATTCTAATAGGACTACTTGCTTTGACATTTCCAGTTGGTGTTGTTAATGCGCCAAAATTACCTGATGGAACGAACTTGTAGTCACCCTCTGGTCGGTCGGTTCACTCGGCCCAGTTAAACTTGCATCTTTTAAGTAATCTACTAAAAAATGTCCCTGAAAGAAAGAGCAGAAGGAACCTTTTAGGTTAAGACATTTCAGGGCTTGGAAGAAGGTTATCGGTGCGTTTTGGGGTTGGGTGGAAAAGGGGGGTTTGTTTTGTTCTGGTGAAAAATATATAACACATTTGCAGTCTTATTCCTATTCCATCACAATCACAGTATCAAAAATGTTTTGGCTATCTTGACGATAGTCTGTGTTTTATCAGTTTTAAttttatataaaatattttttagtcTTGTGTTCTGCTCTATGTCTCACTGAACATTCGTTTGCAGTCCATGGAGGGGGGCGGTGTATCTGCACTCACATTGCCGACCTGCGAGTACACATCCTCCGGCGTCTGTGGCACACCTGGGGGCGTCATCCTTTTTTCCTTCTGTCTCCTATTGCAaaaccacactctaaccacttcttTCTCCAGCTGCAAGTTGTCCGCTAGTGAGGTTATCTCTTGGGCCGAGGGTTTGGGGCATTTCAGGAAGTGGCTCTCCAAAGCTCCCTTCACGCTTACTTCGATGGACGTGCGCTTCTTTCGCTTCCTACCTTGTGCCGCTATCTTGTCGATGCTGGTCGGGCTGCCAGTGGTAGAATCCGCCTCCTCCAGCCATTTGTTTAGCAATGGCTTCAGCTTGCACATGTTTTTGAAGCTGAGCTGGAGAGCTTCAAACCGACAAATGGTGGTCTGAGAGAAGACGTTCCCGTACAGGGTGCCCAGGGCCAAGCCCACGTCCGCCTGCGTAAAGCCTAGTTTGATTCGGCGCTGTTTGAACTGCTTGGCGAACTGCTCCAAGTCGTCCGAGGTCGGTGTGTCCTCGTCGGAGTGCTGGTCGTGGCTGTTCACCCCTCCGTGGTGTTGCTGCTGGTGATGcggatgctggtggtgatggtggtgatggtggctgCCGTGGTCCAACTCTGGGGTGTCCCCCCTTACCAGACCCGGGTGCACCAGGCTCTGGCTCCCTGGTTGACTGAGCATTCCATTCACCGTGAAGCCCCCGGGGTTGGAGTAGATCAgcgactgctgctgctgctgtccccCGGATATCGAGTTGAGGTGAGCCGCAGTTGTGCTCCCCCAAGCCCCTGCGTGAGTCTGATGAGGACCTAAGTGTGGGGGCCTGTGGTGCAACGCGGTGCCCGTGTGTAGATCGTCTCTTCCCGAGTTGTTTTTCACGTCCTGCTGCTGAGGGCTGCCTGTCATACCGACGGGACTCGACGACCAATGCGATCCGGCTTCGGCTGCTGCTACAGCGGCTGCAGCTGCCGCAGCGGCGGCGTGCGGCAGCGATGTCACCCACTGATGAGCATGGCTCAACATATGTCCTCCGTTGCTCGCTGCCATAGCTCCCTGCATGAAGTCACTCTGTACCATCTTTACTGTGGGGTCTCCCCTGTACCCACCAGACACCGAGGTAACCGCAGCACTGCCAGGCTGCATACCACCGCCTCCAGAGTCAGAATGCACGATCGAGCCGGACGAGAGGATGCTATTGCTGGACAGATAGGGGTTGGAAGCCGCGGTGGCCATTCCGTTAACCCTTATGAATATGTTTGTTGATTACCCCCCTCCCTTTTTCAGTTACTTTTTTCGAGCAGGCAAATTGTATCTCATGAATTATTCAAACTTTAAAAGTCTGGGTTGTATTTTGGCAAATACCATTGACTTGTTCTGCAAACGCCAGAAGAATAAAAATGATAGCAAAAATGAATTTAAATCCGTATTTGTTGTGTTTACAGCATTTATGTATTTCAAATAGAAACGGATAAAATAGCGATGAATAAAAATCCAGGTTCTCAAAAGCAGTTTGAAACCATGTGCAGTCCGTCAAGAAAGTTTTGTCGTATTTAGAACGTCTGAGAGTTAAAATTCAAATacacagaaaaaatatatttgcCCCAACAAACTTCTAGTGGTCGAAGAAATTTAGCAATTTCTCCACGAAATACAAAGTCCCAGTTTATGTTCCTATTGCAGGGAAGAAAAACACAAGCACTCTGGCTCCTTGGTTCTTTTGAAATTTAGCCGCTGAGATTTCTCCCTTGTTGCTTTATTCTTTTCTTTCGCTGTTCCTTTTATAGTACTGTAGAGTCTTTCTCTTTGTTCTGTTTTGATGTGTATAAACCTGCCAAACCGATAACTCCCGCTGAAGTACAATCCAGTATTACAGTGCACGGCGATGGTTGCAAGCCTCTTCTCCCATTCGCTtgttcggtctctctctctctcgctctctctccctgtctttctctttctgacAGTTCGCTCAGTCCCTCCCTCAAAGCTCGAGGACACACGAATGTTTACCCTGTGCCAAGCGTGCGCACATCGTCCACGTCTCGCCCCCTTCAAATACGAGGAAGTCGAGTGCAAGACTCCCGTTGATTGGATACCCGGGGTATGATTGACAGGTCTCGCCAGCCTCGCTTGAGGCGCGTAAACCTCCTTCCGGCCGTTGCAATTGGCTGGTTTTTAATTCaatccaaataaataaataaatgagcaaattaatacaaaataaaggaatgaaataaacaaaaacatatcTGATGAATGTATTCGTGAGCAATATGgagctatacattaattattgtTTATGTGGGTTCTAAACATATTACAACTTTCATATAAATCAGAATAGATTCAACCTTGTCAAAAATCAGAAAGTGTTTTAAAACTGTTATTGGTGGAAATAGACCTAATGATATATTGGATTTATCTGCATAAAATATGTTTATATTAGCCTAATATGCATAACAACGATCACCTAAAATAAACTATTGTAATAGGCTTGGTGGAGATGGGGCCTTTTGTACGTTTTGGATGTTGGTGTGGGCCTACAAACGTCATTGTCAATGTGCTTTAGGACAGTAATGCTCTTAGTACCTTCACGTAACCAGACCATTTATTGTGTGCCCTTGAGAATGTTTTGGACAATATGACTAGTTGTGTGATGCCATTTCTGTGCCATTTATCCCTAAAACACCATCATATTCAAAATTCCTCACGTCTTGCTTGATGGCTGGGCTTTGGTTCCTCGGGAGTTAATGGACAAAGGTTGTGGGGATGCTTCCATGCGGAAACAGAACGCATAGGCAACCTCACTGAACCACAGGGAAAGAGAAAGTGGCAACCAAAACAAGGGTAAATTGAGCAGCCCTTGGGGGATTTGCAGGGGGAAAAGTCTGCCTTTTAAATCTGACTACCACAACCAACTAGTCTACGTTTGGGCCCTATAAAATGCACCTTCTTTTTAGATCACTCCATAACGCAGAAATGAACGAGCCTGTGTTAAGTGGACCCCCTCAGCATATGGATTCACCCAGCAGTGTTAATGAATAAATACCATATGTAATATATTGCATCCACTGGCTGAGACGCAGTCACGTTCACGCGGAGCACTAGCAAGGACGCACAGGATTTCAGAGCTACTGCTTGCTTACcgtgttggctactgtagagcaGCTATTGACTGTATTATTGGCTATTCTTAAAGTTTAGGATAAACCATAACCCTGAACCATGACCTTATGTTCGAGATAGGGTCAGAAAGCAGGGAAAAGTATTACGATGATCCTAACCATCTCATGTTGTTTCCTAATAAAACCCACCGTGCCAAAGACTGAGCAGAGATTTTATTGCATATGAGCAAAGATAATAGACTGGTGTAGTTTAGCACATAGTGGATGCCAGAGTTCCTTCATTCCCAGTAGATTTCATTTGGACCCGGCTCAAAACCGAGGAAGCCTCGTGGAGTTGTTTACATTGAATACAGGATAGGGCCGGTGCCATGGGGCCGTCCTTTTATTAATATACACTGAGGATTTCTGTCTAAATTACTGCTATATATTTCAGGTTGCACACTTTCAAAGGGCGGCTAGCGCGGCGGTGAGAAACGTGACATCGGGTAATGGGAAGGAAAAACGTTAACTTCCAAAAGATCACCGAAAAgagtaaaaaaatacatttcataaaaaaatgtcCCTGAGTTCAATGCATGCCGCTAAATTCAGTCTCTGTGAAATATGGTGTGcttattatttatttgtttattttataaGGTCCCCAAGTTCCCTGCTGGGGAGTTCATTTGTTTTGTATGCAAAAAAGAAAGGGGAAAAAAATCCCCAAGTATAACAAGAGACGAACAGTTAGTGCTGATTTTCATTTGCATAAATTTTCATATATTTTAGTGAAAATAATAGCGGAGCCGAGGAGTGCTCTGCTCAGTTGAGGCAGAGGAAAGAAATCTTAGGGAGCACCGACTCGTAGGAAAGGAGATGGCCATTAATAGATTACAAATATACATGTAAAGCATTTTTCGACTATTCTTGGATATAAGGTAAGTCAAATAATATTTGAATTTCCTATACTATCCATACTGGAAGGAAAAGCAATGTAATGTGAACTAGCCTATACCATACTAAACGTATAGCTTTACGAATTTCTAAACACGTATTTTAACgcatttgatgtcattttagcCCATATGTTATGTCACACTGCCGACATAAACATTTCCCACCTCTAACTCTCATAAAAAACATATatgttgtttttcccttttttgaAACAAAAAATCAATACATGCTTTGTGTTGGCTTTCGCTCGCATGCCTCGCTTTTATAAATAGTGAGCAGACGGTTAAGCGGTGCTGTTTTGTAGTGAATGTCCACTGGAGAAAgtgcaatcaatcaaatttaagcAGGATACCCCTTGGTGGAATTCTCTGGAGGAGTCGCATAGGCACCAGTGAATATCAAATCGTTTACATAAATCGATCCCGTGCAGATGTAGAAAAGTTTGTTTAAAGTTGAGCAACAATAATGACATAACCCACGACTTTAAGTTTAATCAACGGACTAGAATGCGTACGAAAACTGATCGAATGAGACGCTGTAGTCTATATTTTGCTATAGGCTAAGGCTATGAACATATAGACTATTTGGTTCTGGCTTGCGAAATCATGGAGCTATTCCGAAAGCATATGTAGCTTATAGGCAATCCTTAAGATAACTGAAATTAAAACGATTATATACAGATGTAGAGATGGACAACAATATTTAGGTTTTCATAAGTCCGCCTGGAATGGTCCTCAAGCAAGTTTGCTTCGAACACAATTGTACGGACATTTTAAAAGTAATAGCAGTTGCATAACATGCACTATTTTTCTGACTTCATACTTTTTGTGGTCAGCGTCGAATTTCTTCACTTTCCTGCGTTTTTCTCACGGGTTAACAGTGTGTGCCCTCGCTGTTAAAGATGCCGTCTCGCGTAGCCCCGCTAAGACCGTTTGTTTCATTGATGGGGAGGCATTTCTGAACCCAGCCTTTCGGTTGTCATGGTGAGCTGAATAAAAGAGGGAACACTAGTCGCATTAAGCTATATGTTTGTGCACTGGACTCGAGATGAAAGAGCTGTTGAAGCCAATACCATCTAGCATGCCTATAGCAGAGCCAACAACCCTAACTCCCCTTCTTCTCGGCACCACGGCCATACATGTACAACCATCTTTACATTACCAACACTGTGACAGACGCTCCCCTCACCTGTGAGCTATTGTTGCTTTAGATGTGGAAATTAAATTGAGTTCATTGTTGACTTTAGGTTAGATAAATATTATCTACCAGCAGGTGTCGCGCTTACTCATGATGGCAGGCCAGCCTTGGTGAGTAATAGTCACATTATTGTTTTGTTGACTGCGACGCAATTTAAAAAAGACAGCCCTGACTTGATAGAATAGAGAAGCTGAATGACACGATATAGGAcaataaaacacaattataatAGGGAAGAGAAAGAAACCGACTGTATAATTAAGTAACTGGACTCCAAAGGCTTAACACTAAAATATTGTGCAATTACTAATTTATGCATTTGTCAATTATATTGAATTACAATAGGCTATACACCTATGTGATGTTCTCACTGATATACATGTTTGATATTAATGTAAATATTTGAAATATCGTGATAATGCTGGGATAGGGAACATATACCCAGTGTTTTCCTCAAGCAGTAAGCCGATGTGAAACAAAACTAAACCCACATGGCAATTTACTTTTTCCTCACGCGCTTTTCAGTGCATCACTACAAGTTTAGAGAAGGAAGAACCCTGGACTTCCTTTTATCTCGCTGCCTGCTCCACCAATAGCTGTTGTTCCACATTATGAGTATGCTTTGAataaacaacatttttttttttacataatgaCAGAAATTAGGTAATATTTAGAAAATCCTTATATTATCTTTGAATTATCGCAAACATTGTTTTAAGtcacatataaataaatacacatacaATCAGCATGATTTAGGCATACGGGCAATGACACTCATGAACAACATTGCTTTTATTTACAGAAATAATTTGACGTTAATCAAGTAAAACACATTATACTTAATATAATATCCTAATTTCGGCCTATATTCAGGACAAGGCCTAGCTATGCAAAAAAGGGCTAATATGGGGTTATTATTTCGTATAAGCTTGATTCTGCGGTCATATAGGCCCATAGGTTTGCAGCCAAGCATAAATTAGAATAAACATGTATTTCAGTGTACCTCGTGGCTAATCGTTGACATATAATGGAATTGTTACTGTACTCAATCAGAAACCACAACAAATAACAAATGAGAATAAGATCCTCGAGAAGCTGTCTGGGGAATTAAGCTCCTGTGGGTTCCATGCATGCTTGACCAGCCATTTAACTAGTCTGTATCAACCTCAgagtatcatcatcatcatcatcatcatacactATAGAAATAAAACCACGAGGCAATATTAATAACACCAACATAATATCATTATTCATTATttatgataatgataataataggTTAATAACGATGATAATACTATTAATGTGGCTACTTCTATTGATGACCTACATCGGTTTTCACTACTGGCGTACGTTCAACACCAAATCCGAAGATATTAGACTGTACAAATTCTCATAGGCCATTTGCGTATAAACTAGACCCATGTTTTGGTGTATATGCATTTATTTGACCAATGTTTTTAGAGAGGACAGCATATTCTCCATTTCGGTTGGCTCATCTCCTCATCTGAGACAACACTTTTACCTTTGAATTAAGGACATTTAATTACCG
The Salmo salar chromosome ssa16, Ssal_v3.1, whole genome shotgun sequence DNA segment above includes these coding regions:
- the LOC123727875 gene encoding POU domain, class 3, transcription factor 3-B, which translates into the protein MATAASNPYLSSNSILSSGSIVHSDSGGGGMQPGSAAVTSVSGGYRGDPTVKMVQSDFMQGAMAASNGGHMLSHAHQWVTSLPHAAAAAAAAAVAAAEAGSHWSSSPVGMTGSPQQQDVKNNSGRDDLHTGTALHHRPPHLGPHQTHAGAWGSTTAAHLNSISGGQQQQQSLIYSNPGGFTVNGMLSQPGSQSLVHPGLVRGDTPELDHGSHHHHHHHQHPHHQQQHHGGVNSHDQHSDEDTPTSDDLEQFAKQFKQRRIKLGFTQADVGLALGTLYGNVFSQTTICRFEALQLSFKNMCKLKPLLNKWLEEADSTTGSPTSIDKIAAQGRKRKKRTSIEVSVKGALESHFLKCPKPSAQEITSLADNLQLEKEVVRVWFCNRRQKEKRMTPPGVPQTPEDVYSQVGNGHFLVDYLKDASLTGPSEPTDQRVTTSSFHQVILAH